The segment GAACAGCACCCCGTCTTGCACTCTGGCCTGAGGATAGCGGTGCTGCATGTGCTGAACCAGCGACCAGTGGGTGGTGCAACTTCTGCCATCCAGCAAGCCGGCCTCGCCCAGCACGGCTGCCCCCGTGCACACCGAAGCCAGTGTGGCCCCTGTGCGGTGCGCTGCTTTCAACCAGTTCAGGACGTCTTCTGAAAACATCAGGTGACCCTGAGCCGGGGCTTTCAACTCTGGACCCGGAAGGACCACCAGATCGTTTTTGTCAGGCAGGGGAGGGGGGAGGAAGGGGCCCAGAGGGAGTCCCTGTGCACTCATGACCTTTTGCCCAAAAGCATGAAAAGACAGCTCGTAAGGTGCCCCAAAATGCCGTGCCGTTCCAAACACCTGCGCCGGGCCAGAGAGGTCCAGCAGGTTCACCTGATCGAGCACCAGAAACAGCACTTTTCTTGTGGGGGTGAGCGGTCCATTCATGCATTTCAGTGTAAAGGTGAATGTGCTTTGCAAAAAGGGAAGAAAGAAGATCAAGCGGACAGATCAGGCACTTCTACTGCGTTTAACAGTGAAACAGAAGGATTCTTTTGAATCCTTCTGTTTCAAACAGCACGACCTCAAGCATCAACCTTTTGTTTCTCTATCAAATGCTTTAAATTCTCACCTGTAGGAGTGTGCGGTCTTTTGGGGTGAGGAAGCGAATGAAGAGGTCAGGACACCCCAGCACCAAAACACTGCCCAAGACCACCAGAACGAAGTGATGCCGTGCGTCATCGTTGAGGAGTGTGGTCAGGGCAGGATTGGGATTTGAGTCTGAGCCCATCTCAAGCAGCTTTTTCAGGATCAATGGAAGGCCAGCGTTGCTTTCAGTGTTCATGGCGACCTCGGGAAAGAAAGGTGCAGGTGTGGGTCATTCCGTGGCGGTGGGCTTGCTGGCCTTTTGCATCACTTCTTGCATCACTTCAGTGTGGCACTGCAGTTGGCACTGGTCTGACTGCCTGCTTCCGTGCGTTTGGTTCCTTCCATGACCAGCTGTTTCCCCAGAGCATCGGCGTAGCTGAACTTCAAATTGAAGGTGTCCCCCATCTTGACTGGATCATTGATCAGCCAGATCAGTTGATGCTGCCCGCCCACATTCCGATGGTCGAAGGCCCGGATGGACTCGGGGGTGGCCACATAGCTGTAGCTCAGTGCAGGACTGGTGAACTGGTAATTGCCACTTGCCTCAATGACCAGCTTGCAGTCGGCGTTGGCTGGTGTTTTGCCCGTGTAGGTTCCGGCCAGACAAGCACTTGCAGTGGGATCGGAGGACTGGTTGATGATGGGGCAGGCCACCAACCGGGCACGAATCTGGTTTTCTGGCTGCGGGTTCGGATTTGGACCTCCACCGCCACACGCCACAAGGACGGCGCTCAGCAAGGTGGGAAGCAGCAAGTGGCGGGAGGTCCGCAAAGGTGCTGTTGCAAAGCACCAAGGTCCAAAATGTCCTGATTTTGAGTCTGGTTTCATTGGGATTCACTCCTTGGGCAGTGGTGGGCAGCCCTGAAGGGATTATGTGGGGTGATGCACAAGATCTCTTCGGGAATTTGACAAGTTTTCTTGATGCGCGCCCACTGTATGTTGAGAATGGGCTTGGATCATGTGGAAAGCCGGTGATCAGGACAGAAGCATGACATGTGCACTTTGCCAGAATTCACTGTTTTGTGAAGGCCGCTGGAGGTTCCGGTGTCCGTGCTGAAAAAATTCTGGCCGGACCCAAAACACATGAACAACAGCCAGAGCAATGCTCTGGCTTGCGATTCCCTTCAACTCACTGCACTTTTTTGCCCACAGCCCGGTTTTCCCCTGCAGAGATTTCCAACACCATGCCTTCAGGTCCCTGAGAGAACGTCAGGTGATTCCGGGCAATGCTCAGGTAAAATTTCTGGCTGCTTTCTGGAACCAGAGCGAACTCACCTGCTCCGGGAACCTCCACCATCAACTGGCCTTTTTTCACGAAAATGCGCAGGGTGGTTTGCAGGTCTGGCACCTCGTAAAGCCCTGCATAGGTTTCCAGCACGGACACCGGAACCTCCACCGCGACTCTGGGTTCAGGCAAGGTGACCTCCGCACCCAGAGCCACTTTTGCCAGATCGCTGGCCACCAGACTGCTGCTGTTCCCATCCAGATTGGAAAGGGCCACAATGCTCAGTTTCTCCTCTGGAAAGTACAGCATCATGGCGTTGAAACCGTTGATGCTGCCACCGTGCGCCAGCACTTTTTTGCCCGCAAAAGAGCCCACGCCCACCCCATAGCCGTAATTCTGGAATCCGGGCTCATTGCCGATGTACACCTGAGCCGTGGTGAAGGCTTTTACGCTGTCTGGACCCAGCACTTTTCCTTCTGACAGGGAAGGCAACCAGAGGGCCAGTTCGTCTGCAGTGGCAAAAAGTCCACCTGCCGGACCTGCAATTTCCACGTTGTGGGACTCTGGGAGTCGGTAAGAAGTTCCCTCTGGCACGTAACCCGTGGCCCGGTTGGGCACCAGATCCAGCCTCGAATGGAATTGCACTTGCTTGAAGCCCAGAGGATTCAGAATGTTTTCGGTGATGTAGTCCTGATAGGGCTGACCAGAGGCCACCTCGATGATCTTGCCCAGCAGGGTAAAGCCCGAGTTGCTGTACTGGAAACGGTCGCCGGGCTCGAATTCCAGGGGCAGGTTTTTGAAACTGTCGATCAACTGGTCCTGGGTTTTCTGAAGTTTCTGGGTCTCCAGAAAGTCAGGAAATCCGGTGAAGCTGGGCAGACCCGAGGTGTGGGTCAGCAGATGGTGCAAGGTGATGCGGTCTCCGTTCGGGAAGCCGGGCAGGAAGGTGCTGACCGGATCGCTGACTTTCAGTTTGCCTTGCTCCTGCAACTTCAAAATGGCAGCAGCGGTGAAACTCTTGGTGATCGAACCGATCTCATACACGGTTTGCATGCTGGCCGGAACATCAAATTCCAGATTGGCCTTGCCGATGGCTTTTTCAAAGACCCTCTGGCCATCTTTCATCACCACCACCGTTCCCATGTATGGATTGGCCTGATGGTGGGCCTCCAGCACAGCATTGAAATCAGGGGCAGCGAAAGCGGATCCAAGGGTCAAAGGGACGATCAAAAACAGGATTTTCTTCATGTGTGAACCTCTGGATGACACTCTAATCAAAGCTGGGACTGGGATCTTCCATCCAAAGTGGGACCCAAAACCCCTCCTAAAGTTGGAGGATGGGTCACAACCACAGGAAAACGCCCCTGCTGGACAGGGGCATGCTGGTCATGGTTTTTCAGAGGCGGATTTCAAAGATAGGTGAAAGCTGCTGTTTTGGTGACTGTGGTGTTGACCCCGTTGAACGGACTGGTGATGCTCACATCCACCGTCCGAGCAATGCCTCCTCCTGCAGGAGCAGTGCAGGTCATTGTTGAAGGGTTGGCCACCGCACAGGTGACATTGGTGGCACCGAATTTGACGGTCATGCCTGTGTGAAACTCAGTGCCTGTGATGCTGACACTGGTGGTGGTTCCATTGGCTGGGGCACTGTTGGGAGACAGGGTGTTGATGCTCAAGGTGACCGTGTCGTTGGGCAAACCGGGTGTGGGTGAAGGATCGTTGTGGAAATCATTCCGGTTGTTGTTGGTGTCGGTGCTGTTGGCATCCCGGGCCAGTGAAAGGGAGGCCAGAGGGTAAATGGCTGTGTTGCCTTCATACATGCTCAACCCGTTGACTGCCGCTGTGTTGGTCGCCAGGTTGTTTCCGTTTACATCATGTCCTACCGCGTCCAAAAGGTTGCCTGTGCTGGATGCCAGGATGATGCTGTCTCCTCCACCGTTTTCAAAGTCCACGTCCCGTGCAATCAGGTCTGCATTGGAGACAGTGGTGGTGCCACCAATGCTGGTGCCGTCTGCAATGACCAGCAAACCATCAGCGGGAATGCGGGTGTTGGCAGGGATCACGTACTGGCCATCCGTTTCGCCGGGAGTAACATCGCCATCTGCATTGAGAGTGCCTGCAGAGGCCAAGAGCCCTTCAACATCACTGATCACCATGCCACCCACCAGAGCCCCTCCAGGCCCAGCCAATTCCAAAAAGGTTTTGCTGTCATCGGTGCCTGTGGCATCGATCAGAACTTCGTTGATGACGGCCATGCTGCAACTGCTGTTTGTGGCACCTCTGGTGTCAGCAACCTGCGTTCGGGTGCCTGTGGTGGGGTAGAAGGTGACACACCACTTGCTGCCATTGTTTCCATTGAGACCGACCGCGCCCGGATCAAGCTGAGTGGATTTTCCAGAGGCTCCAACAAAAGTGCTCATGGATGGGGACACAGAGGCATCTGTCAGAAATTGCCTGAAATCCAGAGCATCTTCCAGCACCACTGCACCATTTTCAGATCTGTACAGGGACACGAAGTCACCGGTGTCTGCCAGAGAGAAAGTGCTGCCAGGTGCTCCATAGACAAAGCTTGCACCTGCAGGAATGTCCGCTGCATTGGATGGGTTGGCAACCCCATACACAGATCCTCCTGCTGGAACAACAACGGGAGTGCCATTCAAGCCTGTGGGATCAGAAGGTGCGCGCAAACGGGCAAGGGTTCCAGCATTGTTGCGGAACCAGTACCCCTGAATGTTGATGGATGCGCCGGT is part of the Deinococcus misasensis DSM 22328 genome and harbors:
- a CDS encoding serine hydrolase, which codes for MKKILFLIVPLTLGSAFAAPDFNAVLEAHHQANPYMGTVVVMKDGQRVFEKAIGKANLEFDVPASMQTVYEIGSITKSFTAAAILKLQEQGKLKVSDPVSTFLPGFPNGDRITLHHLLTHTSGLPSFTGFPDFLETQKLQKTQDQLIDSFKNLPLEFEPGDRFQYSNSGFTLLGKIIEVASGQPYQDYITENILNPLGFKQVQFHSRLDLVPNRATGYVPEGTSYRLPESHNVEIAGPAGGLFATADELALWLPSLSEGKVLGPDSVKAFTTAQVYIGNEPGFQNYGYGVGVGSFAGKKVLAHGGSINGFNAMMLYFPEEKLSIVALSNLDGNSSSLVASDLAKVALGAEVTLPEPRVAVEVPVSVLETYAGLYEVPDLQTTLRIFVKKGQLMVEVPGAGEFALVPESSQKFYLSIARNHLTFSQGPEGMVLEISAGENRAVGKKVQ
- a CDS encoding lamin tail domain-containing protein encodes the protein MKFKSHATLLLLSLTLSACGVTSQSPVTPPTPTVHGAIELTFEMGPDKLSVAFIEPMGVRGDTDVKFVRPAAYTDYDDTSGYRYMNATFTVKNLSAQPFENLTLYAFNKASQNIGGTAIKNIKNAAAVSITDTSVARSILPTHGTNFDALSGNSVIVPTQADLQVFTSSEANTIQAAALSSNIISAGDTVLQYGYSARNLNSTGNKRRLEAAGCSTTNCDTGRITIAVRVPNNNSATTPYRFTLTFVLADETTTRVTQSTLEQNNDALVYSRAADVGATDVRVMGESSYDGDATRVCLPRFAVASGADGDATLGTDCTNNVTDAAQKSEKLNVVITEFQTLGSEFIELKNTTGASINIQGYWFRNNAGTLARLRAPSDPTGLNGTPVVVPAGGSVYGVANPSNAADIPAGASFVYGAPGSTFSLADTGDFVSLYRSENGAVVLEDALDFRQFLTDASVSPSMSTFVGASGKSTQLDPGAVGLNGNNGSKWCVTFYPTTGTRTQVADTRGATNSSCSMAVINEVLIDATGTDDSKTFLELAGPGGALVGGMVISDVEGLLASAGTLNADGDVTPGETDGQYVIPANTRIPADGLLVIADGTSIGGTTTVSNADLIARDVDFENGGGDSIILASSTGNLLDAVGHDVNGNNLATNTAAVNGLSMYEGNTAIYPLASLSLARDANSTDTNNNRNDFHNDPSPTPGLPNDTVTLSINTLSPNSAPANGTTTSVSITGTEFHTGMTVKFGATNVTCAVANPSTMTCTAPAGGGIARTVDVSITSPFNGVNTTVTKTAAFTYL